In Rhinolophus ferrumequinum isolate MPI-CBG mRhiFer1 chromosome 16, mRhiFer1_v1.p, whole genome shotgun sequence, the sequence CCTCCAGGAGCCCCTCTGGGGTGGGGGTACTCAGTGTCAACAGGCCTCTGGCCCTTTCCCTCCATCATACATCCAATTCATTTCTGAACTTTCCGTTCCTGAGAGGACAGCGACCTTAGGAGACCCAAGCAGCCCGTTGGCGGAGGAGGGCATGTCCAGAGAAGTCTGCATTGCTTGCCCTTGCATGCCTTGGGGGTAGCTGGACAAGACTCCTGACAGGCCCAGGTGTCAGGACACAGGATTCTGGTGAAGATAATAAAGCTATACTTATAAAAATCGCTTCATAAAATATCATCCTGTGGAGGGAACATGCAACTTTCTAGCCACTTTGGTCAAGAAGGGAAGCCTAGCAAGAGGAGTTCAGAGCAGCTGGGCTGGGCCCAGGGGAGGGGGACAATCAGCTTCTCTCAGAGACTCTGCTTTGTTCCCCATAAATGCTAAGTTGAGAGAAATCTCAGGTTCCAAACCTGGGGTCTCTGTCCTCAGGTTCATACAGAAACTATTTTCAGGAATTACTTCCAACATGTTAAAACGCcacacattatttacaatagtccaCAGGTAGAAACAATCCACATGTccattgacaaatgaatggataaacaaaatgtacacacacacacacacacacacggaatattattcagcccttaaaaatgaacaaaatactgacacatgctacaatatggatgaaccttgaagatgttatgctaagtgaaacaggccagtcacaaaggacaaatactaaATGACTCTACTTGTATGAGGTACCTAGATAGTCAAATTCGTAGAGATGGAAAGGAAAGTGGTGGcttccaggggctgggaggaatgGGGAGATGTTGAATGGGTACAGAGTTGCAGTTggggatgttaaaaaaaaatctagagctGTATCTTGGTGCTCACTTCTACAATGAGCTTCCTCAAAAGTTTCCCACCACCAGAGTCAGCTGAGGGCTCTGGCGGCAGCAGCCTAATATGGAGGCTATGTTGAATAGAAAGGGCCTTGGCACTGACATCCTTTATGTTGCTGAGAGTTTTTCCATCTCCTAACTGAGTCATGAAAGAAAGTTTTCTGGCTCTGGATATTTGAAATTTGGACAGCcaaatttggaatatttctttctgaactgtGACAATGCCGGGGGAGTTTTGAGCCACCTGTCTTGGTTAGACGGCTCTGGGTTAGGATTCTCACTGGAATACCCCACCATTAGTTTGCACGCAGTGTCCAGGGACCTGAATGCATCTCCACGAGAACACTTGTATGTTATGGTGAATGCTGAATTTGAAGAAGAAACGAATGACTCTTGTTGACAAAGAAGAGGAAGACGATGATGACGATGTTGAACCTATTCCTGAACTTAGATTTGTGTCTAGTGATAAATCATCATTGGAGGCAATGGTCACTGCAATCTGTGAATGCCAGGCTTTGCATCCAGATCCAGATGATGACGATGGAGAATATGATGTAGAAGCACACGAACAAGGGCAGGGGGATATTCCTACATTTTACACCTATGAAGAAGGATTATCCCATTTAACAGCAGAAGGCCAGGCCACATTGGAGAGACAAGAAGGAATGCTTTCTCAGTTCGCGAGCAGCCAGTGTATCATGGCTGGAGTCCAGGCAGAAGATTCAGTAAGAGATTATGAAGATGGGATGGAGGTAGATACGACACCAACAGTTGCTGGGCAGTTTGAGGACGCAGCTGTTGATCACTAAAAATGATTTTACGCTGCTTTGGGATTCTGCTCATAACTAACTGTAGGAGAGAACTTGGTGCCTTTTTCACTGTGGCGTGGGTGTTGATgaaagtatttttccttctccaaaactTACCTGAACCAGTTCTTTCTTGAGACAGATTATACTGAAACAAGTTGTCAGCAGCAGAAGAAACTACGTATGACCTTTATTAACAAAGGTGAATTAACTTAACTAAGAGAGTATGGTAGTTTATCATTTACCCTCAAACTTCCTGTGTGTAGGTGCCCTCTGACTGGGTCTATATTCGTGCCTTCAGTGTATGCATCTTCCGTAACCCAGCAGGGCTATATGAAAATGCACAGGCTCTTAAAGGTCTAGGATGGGACAGAAGCTGAATCTAAGATAAACCCTCTTTAGGGCCTAAGGATACCCTTATCCcttaaagaaagagacaaagagatcTCAGAGAAATCTTGGCCTCTACTCATTCTCCACAGGGGTAAGGATCTTTTTACTAATTTGGAACCCAGATTAATTCATTCAGGTGTCTCTAGGGAACCTCTTCGGAAACATCTCAGCCACACAAACTACCACTAACACAAGTGCTTCTAACTAGTTTTTGCTCCTTTCATCATGTTCCACCAGTTTCTTCTGTTAGAATCTCTCAGGTTTTATATCCTTTAATTTCCAGCCTTTTAGGTCAGTTCCTGTAACAGAACAAGTGAAATTGGGATGAAGTCCTCAAAGTACTTCagatgataatttttttgtttttgtagtagCATAACACATAAATCTAGGTTTTctataaaatcaaaatcaaaatcaaaatctggaaacagatagtggtgatggttacccAACAATGTGAAGGCACTtactgccactgaactgtacgtttcaaaatggttaaatcggaaaattttatgttgtgtatattttaccacatacaCAAAACACCAAGCACTCCACAGGTACCCACAATGCCTCACCCCCTTATAAAAGCATCAAGTCGTGTCTGTGACCATTTAGATCCAATCTCTAAATGGGCAAGCATagacattgattgatttttttttaataaataaaaataacagcaaaatatatCATTTACGACCTCGAGCAGTTTTTTGGCAGGTACAGTCTTTCAAAGCATGGCATCTTTTGTGGGAAATGAAACAAAGGGGCCTTGGTGGAAATGTTGGCTTGGGTGAGAGCCCTGGTCTCCCTCCGCTGTAGAGGCTGTGATTTTGTGGTTGGGGAGTCCATGCTAAAGGAGGAACACACCCCAGAGAAGAAACCAGTGTCTCATCTCACCCAGCCACAGGGACAAGCATTTGGGTTGGAGATGGCTCTTTCTCTGGCCTATTTTTAGAGCCTGGAGTCAGAGTTCTTCACAGTAAGCTGCAGTGAGTTAACTGTCTAGTCTGTGTGACACATAACACTGATACAACACCGAAGATGGGGCCCATACGTGTATTAGCTAATGAGGGATAGAATGGCTACCCTCCCCTGAGACCATCTTCCATCACTCCCGGACACTGGGTGGGGTTGTGATAGACCTCTGGATCTTAGCAGCCTGTACCACACATAGGTTTAGAGATAGTACACACAGAGCAAGCAGTTCAGGCCGGATATTAAAAGAGTCAACACAATAGACTCTCATTTCCCAGCCCCAGAGCTTGAGGGTGGGGATGCTGGTTCCAGAAGCATTCTGGTTCACCGCCAGGCAGAACACCATTGTGGGAATTTCCAGCTCTCCTCCCTGTTATGCCCAATCTACCTTCCTTAGGGGCAAGATAAGGTTCAGCAAGAAACCATCAGAAGACAAATTCTAATCCAAACCCTGCTCTTCTGGGGCCTGTGACCTTGgcccctttgagcctcagttactTTGTTTATAAAAAATGGCAACAATAATATTTCCTTCTATCTCATTTGTATGAATCAAACAAGACAGTGCCTGGGGACTTGCCGAGAAGGGATTACACAGTTGCTTAGGAATTTTCTTTTGCCCCTACGTCTGTATTTAGAGTGGAACAAACAAAGTTAAATTATTCTGTATAGATTAAGGAGACAAATGAAGCCTCAGAGTCCCATTCTCTGCCCTGACCcctggaaatgtttcttttttaatcactaaaattCTAGCAACACTGTGTTTTGTATAGAAATGAGGGGGAATGTCCAGCAAGGTTATTGGGGCTGTGTAAGGATCACTGAGGCAATTTCATTTCCTCCCATAACCTAGAAAGAAGCCTTGTGTTCTTCAAGGTGATGAAAGGTGTGCTGGGTGAGCCGGAGTAAACAAGGGACCTCCTGGTCCCAAACCCATCAGAGGATACATGACTTATCCATGTTGGGGATTTAGTATTTGTCTTCCAGGAGGCCCCAAAGGACACACCAGCTTCCGTTGACCAACTTCTCCCCATCTTCCCCCAAGAGGGAGCAGGGAAAAAAAGCCTGGGGGAAGGCTTTGGGCTGGCAGCTCCAGCAAGCATACGAGTGCTTCCAAAGGCAGAAAGGGGGTACTGtgcttttccttcctcctgtctatgaataaataaactgacaCCTCCATGTGGACTTGTAGCTACCTGTCACACTATAAGTACTTGTCTGCGCCTGGGTGATGGTGGTGGTCCCCCTATGAGCCCACCCCTACCCCCTACACCCACAGGGCTCAGACCCAGAGGACCTGCAACTGCTGCAGTCTTCCCAGGGTATATTCCACAGCTGTTCAGGCATGACGTCCTGTTGTAGTAGTTTGGGGGAGAAGTGAATGGCCTTGGACACCAAAAAGAGAAACTTACACAGAGCTGGCAGGAGGGGTACTCCATGTTCTCGGAAGGGGTCAAGGGGAGTGGCTTCAGCAACACACGAGGGACTCCAAGACATGGACACAAAGCATCAAACAGACAGGCCAgttttgctttttgcttctttccaGCAGCCTATTTACACATATCACTGTGCTCCACCTTAACGGGCCCTTCTAGAGATAGCTGGAGAGGTAAAACCATAGAGACATCGGAATCAGCCATGCTCCTATGAGATTTCCAGCTGAGAGACTGGGCTGGCCACATCTCTCCAGACCTCAGTCTGCCATCTGTAGAAGGAGGATAAGGAAAGCCTATTCCCCAAATGTTGTGAGAATTCAGAGATGAAGTTTGTGGCAGAAGGGTTTGGAGGAAACTTagctcctttcccctttccctcctctgcctctctctgaggGGGGAGGTAGCAGAGAAGACATCACAAGGCAGAGACGCCCACTACCTTGTATTTGCGAGGGAGGCATCATGGCACCCTCTTCACCACCACACCAATCTGCTATCACATCTAGGTCTCACATGTCCAGCCAGGGTCCCTATACTACTCAAATATGCCAGGCCGGTATGCTGAGGGGCAGGTGGGCGCAGCCAgggccttccctggccaagccTTGGTGGGCCACCCAGCCATTGCGCAGTGGGAGGTGGCCAGGCCTGGGGGCGCCACTGCTGGGCCCCGACTCGGAGGGCAGACCTGAGTCGCTGGGCTGCACCTCCACGAAGACCCGCGAGCGTAGGAGCCTGCGGGACCGCTCTGAGTAGGCCAGCCTGTGGCTCCCCCATTGCGGTGGGCAGAGCTGAGCACGGAAGGCCACCTGGAAGCTGCGGTGGAAGTTCTCATTGAAGTAGCCGTAGATGATGGGGTTGGCGCTGCTGTTGAAGAAGGCCAGCCAGTGGGCGAAGGGGAAGCCATAGACTGAGATCAAGTGCAGCTGCGGCTCGCTGAGCTGCCCATAGTCAATGAGCAGCAGCAGCGCCCAGAGCGGCAGCCAGGACAGCGTGAAGAAAAGCGCCACCACGACCAGCATATGCACCACCCTGGCCTTGCGCCGGCCCCCGCGCCGGCCGTCCGCCGCTGCCTCCTCGCGGGCCTGGCCGGGGCCCGAGGCCTTGACCAGCCTGCGGGCGATGCGGGCATACATGACGACGATGAGTATGAGGGGCGCCAGGTAGATGTGTGAGAAGAGCACGGTAGTGTAGACTTGGCGCATGCTCTCCTTGGGCCAAGCCTCCCAGCACGAGTAGAGCGGGTATGAGCGGTTGTGGGCGTCCACCATGAAATGGTGCTCCTCGCGCGTGACAGTCAGCATGACGGCCGAGGGGGACATGATGAGCAGAGCCAGGGCCCAGATAACCGCGATGGTGACCAGCGCCTTCTGCAGGGTCAGCTTCTCCCGGAAAGGGTGCATGATGCAGCGGAATCTGCGGCACGGGAGCAAAGAGAAGCAGCGCGTCTGGGCAGGTCCCAGTCGCCCCACGTGAGAGCTAACCTTGACTGAGGGCTGGTGGGTACGCGTCCGTTTCATTCACCACCTCACCTGAGCGTCAAAGAGCAGCTCTGACGTTAATTGAGTTTCTCACATGTGAGGAGTCAGCTCTTGGTCTCAGAAGCCAAGAACAAAGGCAAAAACAGGATTTAcgagagaggggagaaggaaaccGCAGGCAGTGTGGGAAACATGAATCCTGTTTGTGCACTTTTGGGGGTAAACTGATTGGCCCGCAGCTAGCAGAGGGATCAGTCTGTACATTCGGTCCTCGAGTAGGCGATTAGGTAGGTgtatcaaagaaaacaatttttagcTAGTTGTGGATTCTTCAGAAAACCTTGGGAGCCTCCACACTGGCTGTCCCTATGTCATCTTAGCCAGCATCCTTCCCACAGTGCTTTCATAGTATTAGGACAGATCTGCACCGTTTCCTCAAAAGAACATCTCAACAGCGATTATTATCACACCCTTaatttatagttgaggaaactgggattcagagatgttaagcaactgactcaaggtcacacagctactaagcaGCAAGGACCAGCCTTGAACCTAGATTTGTCTTGCTCCACTAAGCCATATAAACCAGCAGCTATACACCTTCACTGTGCATTAAAACCTCctgaaacattttaagaaatacctGTGCCCAATTCTCCTGGCCAACGATTCCAATCTAATTAATCTGGGAAGGTCACGTGGCAATTTAGAGAGTGAACCTGTACTAAAACACAGGCCTAGAGCTGACTTTCAGCCAAGTGCTCTTTCCACTTCACCAAACTGTGTCCTGCCCTCCTGCCTAGCCTCCCCTATCGCTGCCTGACAGCACCTTCTACCTCTTCCATGGCCTGTCTCAAGCCTTGCTGGCTTACTGGTTTCATAGCATTACACACTTAAGAAATTGCCAGagaacaaataattcttaaaGCATGCAGTACTAGCTATAGTGCAGTATCAGTTAATGGATGGAGGAGAACCCTGGGGCAGTCtagaaaggcttcctggaggagatgagaAATTGAAGAATATGGCAGACACCACTAGAAGAGGTTGCACATTCACATATCATTAACAGTGATAGCAAAATGAACATGAGTGAAGGAGAGGGATTCCCCCCAATTACCCAGCTAGTTGTATGCACTGCAGAGACAGGAATCTAGTTCTATCACCCCAGTTGCCAACATCACTGGGTCACAAAAGACTGCATTTGAGAAGGGCAGAGGTGCAATGAGGATGAAGACATTAGATTCTAAAAAGGGTGAATGAGAGTCAGGATCATTCTGGAATGAGAAGACCCCTTGATTTCTTCCCTACAAGTTGGACAACTATAATTCCCTAC encodes:
- the NPFFR1 gene encoding neuropeptide FF receptor 1, with product MLENQPPDPYVPLLLGAPSQPSNSSWPPSQNGSHTEATPAANLTFSSYYQHSSPVAAMFIVAYVLIFLLCMVGNTLVCFIVLKNRHMRTVTNIFILNLAISDLLVGVFCMPTTLVDNLITGWPFDNATCKMSGLVQGMSVSASVFTLVAIAVERFRCIMHPFREKLTLQKALVTIAVIWALALLIMSPSAVMLTVTREEHHFMVDAHNRSYPLYSCWEAWPKESMRQVYTTVLFSHIYLAPLILIVVMYARIARRLVKASGPGQAREEAAADGRRGGRRKARVVHMLVVVALFFTLSWLPLWALLLLIDYGQLSEPQLHLISVYGFPFAHWLAFFNSSANPIIYGYFNENFHRSFQVAFRAQLCPPQWGSHRLAYSERSRRLLRSRVFVEVQPSDSGLPSESGPSSGAPRPGHLPLRNGWVAHQGLAREGPGCAHLPLSIPAWHI